One part of the Eucalyptus grandis isolate ANBG69807.140 chromosome 10, ASM1654582v1, whole genome shotgun sequence genome encodes these proteins:
- the LOC104421895 gene encoding transcription factor PRE5: protein MSNRRSSSTQSGTPSRITDDQMIELVSKLRQLLPEIRSSRSDKVSASKVLQETCSYIRSLHREVADLSERLSQLLSTVDADSAEAAIIRSLIM, encoded by the exons ATGTCTAACCGAAGGTCGTCGAGCACGCAGTCAGGTACTCCCTCGAGAATCACTGATGATCAGATGATTGAGCTCGTTTCCAAGCTCCGCCAGCTCCTTCCCGAGATTCGCAGTAGCCGCTCTGACAAG GTTTCAGCTTCGAAGGTGTTGCAAGAGACGTGTAGCTACATCAGAAGCTTGCACAGAGAGGTGGCCGACCTCAGCGAGCGACTGTCGCAGCTATTGTCCACCGTTGATGCCGATAGTGCAGAAGCTGCCATTATTAGGAGCTTAATCATGTGA